The proteins below come from a single Malus domestica chromosome 03, GDT2T_hap1 genomic window:
- the LOC103432616 gene encoding probable WRKY transcription factor 65 yields MDETLSPEPDSDVSKELRPETQSSKRRKVAHEKTVVTVKIGANAGKLKNEGPPFDLWSWRKYGQKPIKGSPYPRGYYRCSTSKGCLAKKQVERSKTDASVLIITYTCSHNHSGPPDLNVISTTQQEHDQKQEHEQEQEQEQEQEQEQEQEQEQEQEQDQKQDQKQEQEQEHRKLEEHFHYIESPIRFSQEEEHIFIAHDTSFEFLLDEKQEPLSLSYSQMMSFSTPKLSEENNDFFDELEELPTFSSFPSFMRRTNNLSFGLERIPSVPS; encoded by the exons ATGGATGAAACCCTCTCTCCAGAACCCGACTCAGATGTTTCAAAGGAGCTAAGGCCAGAAACTCAGTCATCCAAAAGGAG GAAGGTGGCTCATGAGAAGACTGTTGTGACAGTGAAGATAGGAGCTAATGCTGGGAAGCTAAAGAATGAAGGGCCGCCTTTTGATCTTTGGTCATGGAGGAAATATGGCCAAAAACCCATCAAAGGATCTCCTTATCCaag GGGATACTACCGTTGCAGTACATCGAAAGGTTGCTTGGCAAAAAAACAAGTAGAGAGAAGCAAAACTGATGCTTCAGTACTTATAATCACCTACACTTGTAGCCACAATCATTCAGGTCCTCCTGATTTGAATGTGATCTCCACCACCCAACAAGAACATGATCAAAAGCAGGAACATGAACAAGAACAGGAACAGGAACAAGAACAGGAACAGGAAcaggaacaagaacaagaacaagaacaagaacagGATCAAAAGCAAgatcaaaagcaagaacaagaacaagaacatcGAAAATTGGAAGAACACTTCCACTACATCGAGTCCCCAATCAGATTTTCGCAAGAAGAAGAACACATTTTTATTGCTCACGACACGAGTTTTGAGTTCCTGTTGGATGAAAAACAAGAGCCACTATCACTATCATATTCTCAGATGATGAGCTTCTCAACACCCAAATTATCAGAAGAAAACAATGACTTCTTTGATGAGCTTGAAGAACTACCCACATTTTCATCCTTCCCAAGCTTCATGAGGAGGACTAACAATCTTTCCTTTGGACTTGAAAGGATTCCCTCTGTCCCTTCTTGA
- the LOC103432617 gene encoding ATP-dependent Clp protease proteolytic subunit 5, chloroplastic-like, protein MAQTSVSTSASASALRFNSLVFAPNPSSSPQPQTLSLPFHRFASRNLKNLVGSSKRSSPVKAIYSGEFWTPAERNSRQGIWSIREDVQVPSSPYFPAYAQGQGPPPMVQERFQSVISQLFQYRIIRCGGAVDDDMANIIVAQLLYLDAVDPQKDIVMYVNSPGGSVTAGMAIFDTMRHIRPDVSTVCVGLAASMGAFLLSAGTKGKRYSLPNSRIMIHQPLGGAQGGQTDIDIQANEMLHHKANLNGYLSYHTGQSLEKINQDTDRDFFMSAKEAEEYGLIDGVISNPLKAFQPLAAATASGDEPAEQTVAES, encoded by the exons ATGGCGCAGACCTCCGTTTCCACCTCCGCCTCTGCCTCCGCTCTCAGATTCAACTCCCTCGTCTTCGCCCCAAACCCTAGCTCTTCTCCCCAACCGCAGACCCTTTCTCTCCCCTTCCACCGCTTTGCTTCAAG GAATTTGAAAAATTTAGTTGGGAGCAGCAAAAGGAGTTCTCCAGTGAAAGCTATCTACTCTGGTGAATTTTGGACACCGGCGGAAAGGAATTCCCGTCAAGGAATTTGGTCCATAAG GGAGGATGTCCAAGTTCCATCTTCGCCATACTTCCCTGCATATGCACAGGGACAGGGCCCACCCCCCATGGTGCAAGAACGCTTTCAAAGCGTTATTAGTCAGCTTTTCCAATAT AGAATAATACGTTGTGGGGGAGCTGTTGATGATGATATGGCAAACATAATTGTTGCTCAACTTCTTTACCTTGATGCTGTTGATCCTCAGAAG GATATTGTCATGTATGTAAATTCACCAGGAGGATCTGTTACTGCTG GTATGGCCATTTTTGACACAATGAGGCATATCCGACCTGATGTCTCCACTGTTTGCGTTGGACTTGCTGCTAG TATGGGAGCTTTCCTGCTTAGCGCTGGTACCAAGG GAAAAAGATACAGCTTGCCAAATTCGAGGATAATGATCCATCAGCCTCTTGGTGGAGCTCAAGGTGGGCAAACTGACATCGATATTCAG GCAAATGAGATGCTACACCATAAGGCAAACTTGAATGGCTATCTCTCGTACCACACTGGTCAAAGTCTTGAAAAGATCAACCAAGACACAGATCGCGATTTCTTCATGAGTGCGAAGGAAGCCGAAGAATACGGGCTTATAGATGGTGTTATATCGAATCCTCTCAAAGCTTTCCAACCTTTGGCAGCCGCAACAGCGAGTGGAGATGAACCTGCTGAGCAGACTGTTGCGGAGAGTTAA
- the LOC139194863 gene encoding DELLA protein 1-like, producing the protein MQFPAIQVILENVALESKVHLIDLEIRSGVQWTGLMEVLAEREECHIELLTITAVGVTGKQKIEETGRRLASVAKALNLPFQFKAVIVADMEDVKGQLFDIEGDEAVVVYAPLILRTMISRPSCLENLMRVMRTLSPCVMVVIEVEANHNSPSFVN; encoded by the coding sequence ATGCAGTTCCCAGCAATCCAAGTAATACTTGAAAACGTTGCCTTGGAAAGCAAGGTTCATTTGATTGATCTCGAAATCAGAAGCGGAGTGCAATGGACAGGGCTGATGGAAGTGCTTGCAGAGCGTGAGGAGTGCCACATTGAGCTCCTTACAATAACCGCAGTGGGAGTGACAGGCAAGCAGAAGATCGAGGAGACAGGAAGGAGGCTGGCAAGCGTCGCAAAGGCCTTGAACTTACCCTTTCAATTCAAGGCAGTGATTGTGGCAGACATGGAAGATGTCAAGGGCCAGTTGTTTGATATTGAGGGTGACGAAGCTGTGGTGGTTTACGCGCCTTTAATACTGAGGACAATGATTTCGAGGCCAAGTTGCTTGGAAAATCTGATGAGGGTGATGAGAACTCTCAGCCCTTGTGTAATGGTGGTGATTGAGGTGGAGGCCAACCACAATTCACCGTCATTTGTGAACTGA
- the LOC103432618 gene encoding uncharacterized protein isoform X1, whose translation MEDWGNNHRLDSISSAVRKKRSQTFRRPRPDSYTELHDESPLSSTTPSDDQSKVSSDENAGCDANSKRKELSLNECMARGSSAAGNGEKPHKMDSKGGGCNSFYKNEPGRNESNNKRSSEGCLAPANWKSSSLMKDDLITESISAGAFNGRNGESPSTRLSGLDGFGNENKVKKVKLKVGGVTRTIQANSTLNGTTEGGSTTKTARLSDVSRPRQKQNLMQENSDDNHSPSDKKQGLKGIPWKDFSRSGISLGRDNCSMGRTAGKNTYGKEGDRSEPVRKSKRVPKRRILDGDFGDEEEDDEIRYLEKLKISKVAAVYGDDDDESSRKHRKLSAVSNIDNASASRLDKDLKRKSRADRVSGDTDYEEEQGSLSDGELEGKKKQKKEAFDSSVDGKKEVILTTRQRTLQSSKDATPGSCLIEFPNGLPPAPSRKQKEKLTDVEQQLKKAEAAQRRRMQVEKATRESEAEAIRKILGQDSSRKKREDKIKKRQEEIAQERAANALTLPRNTIRTVMGPAGTVVTFSNDMGLPSLFDPKPCSYPTQRENCAGPSCINPYKYRDSKSQLPLCSLKCYKAIQEKTAVGTTC comes from the exons ATGGAAGACTGGGGCAATAATCATAGATTGGACAGTATAAGCAGTGCTGTAAGAAAGAAGAGAAGTCAAACGTTTCGTCGACCTCGACCTGATTCATATACTGAACTCCATGATGAGTCACCGTTGTCATCAACTACACCTTCGGATGATCAGAGCAAGGTCTCTAGTGATGAGAATGCAGGTTGTGATGCCAATTCAAAGAGAAAAGAATTAAGTCTTAATGAATGTATGGCCAGGGGTTCTTCTGCAGCAGGTAATGGCGAAAAACCTCACAAAATGGATAGTAAGGGTGGAGGATGTAATTCGTTTTACAAGAATGAGCCAGGACGGAATGAGAGCAATAACAAGCGTTCTAGCGAAGGTTGCCTTGCCCCTGCTAATTGGAAGAGCTCAAGCTTAATGAAAGATGATTTGATAACGGAGTCAATAAGTGCTGGTGCATTTAATGGGAGGAATGGTGAAAGTCCAAGTACTAGGTTGTCAGGGTTAGATGGATTTGGAAATGAGAACAAGGTTAAAAAGGTTAAGCTCAAGGTTGGTGGTGTCACACGTACAATTCAGGCCAACTCTACATTGAATGGTACAACGGAGGGTGGGTCTACCACAAAGACTGCTCGATTGTCAGATGTGTCTAGACCACGGCAAAAGCAAAATCTTATG CAGGAAAATTCGGATGATAATCATTCTCCTTCGGATAAGAAGCAAGGGTTAAAAGGAATTCCATGGAAGGATTTCTCAAGAAGTGGTATTAGTCTCGGGAGGGATAATTGTTCAATGGGCAGGACAGCGGGAAAGAATACCTATGGTAAGGAAGGCGATAGATCTGAACCAGTTCGTAAGAGCAAGCGAGTGCCTAAGAGGCGCATTCTTGATGGAgattttggagatgaagaagagGATGATGAGATTCGGTATCTGGAGAAACTCAAAATATCAAAGGTTGCTGCAGTGTATGGAGACGACGACGATGAATCAAGCAGGAAGCACAGAAAACTTTCTGCAGTTTCCAACATTGATAATGCCAGTGCATCAAGGTTGGATAAAGACCTTAAAAGGAAGTCGAGAGCTGATAGAGTATCTGGCGACACTGATTATGAGGAAGAACAAGGTTCATTATCTGATGGCGAGCTTGAAGGTAAAAAGAAACAGAAGAAGGAAGCTTTTGACTCTTCGGTGGATGGTAAGAAAGAAGTGATTCTCACAACTCGTCAAAGGACCCTTCAGTCAAGCAAAGATGCCACCCCTGGTTCATGCTTAATTGAGTTTCCAAACGGATTACCACCTGCACCATCTAGAA AGCAAAAGGAGAAACTTACAGATGTGGAGCAGCAACTGAAGAAAGCTGAGGCTGCTCAGAGACGAAGAATGCAGGTTGAGAAGGCTACTAGGGAATCAGAG GCTGAGGCTATTAGAAAAATTCTCGGTCAAGATTCCAGCAGGAAGAAGCGTGAAGACAAGATAAAGAAGCGACAAGAAGAAATTGCACAG GAGAGGGCTGCTAACGCCTTGACACTTCCGCGAAACACCATCAGAACAGTGATGGGCCCAGCGGGTACTGTAGTTACATTCTCTAACGATATGGGTCTCCCCAGTTTGTTTGACCCAAAACCCTGCAG CTATCCAACTCAGCGTGAGAATTGCGCGGGTCCCTCGTGTATCAATCCATACAAGTATAGGGATTCTAAGTCACAGCTTCCTCTTTGCAGTCTTAAGTGCTACAAGGCAATCCAGGAAAAGACAGCGGTGGGAACTACGTGCTAA
- the LOC139194862 gene encoding uncharacterized protein, whose translation MHSSPSQPLIFGVLGSGGGLTPQLEEYEKEDQEFKGKPDHLVGIQELGLGERENLSHLSKDQQHFKQVKERTSSCKDHGQYQQQNQHYQQQSKSNYFDLDNFIFDPSFPSTQTIQDAGNQLMYSQIGGSDIAETNKQMPHQSSLAALDLLNNYGSAFKKLRGDRLSNRCNEAEASSYSIQQKLSTEEIMRVAGARYVQISDQGYGDFFMPLHPFGYSLSGLSEEETKDVELAHILLAAAEKVGYQQFERANRLLLHCEVDASFKVNGVQRVVFYFTEALRERIKQETGNSM comes from the exons ATGCATTCTTCTCCTTCACAGCCTTTGATTTTTGGAGTCCTCGGCAGCGGTGGTGGTTTGACTCCCCAGCTTGAAGAATATGAGAAGGAAGATCAGGAGTTCAAAGGGAAGCCAGACCATTTGGTTGGGATACAAGAATTAGGGTTGGGAGAGAGGGAAAATTTATCTCATTTGTCCAAAGATCAACAACATTTCAAG CAAGTCAAAGAAAGGACGAGCTCATGCAAAGATCACGGCCAATACCAACAACAAAACCAACATTACCAACAACAATCCAAGTCAAATTACTTTGATTTGGATAATTTCATCTTTGACCCTTCCTTCCCATCCACTCAAACGATCCAGGATGCGGGGAATCAGCTCATGTACAGCCAAATCGGAGGATCAGACATTGCGGAAACCAACAAGCAAATGCCCCATCAGTCTTCCTTAGCTGCGTTGGACCTCCTGAACAACTACGGCAGTGCGTTCAAGAAGCTGAGGGGAGACAGATTAAGCAACAGATGCAATGAAGCTGAAGCCTCCTCGTATTCGATCCAACAAAAACTGTCAACTGAGGAGATCATGAGGGTTGCCGGAGCAAGGTATGTGCAAATCTCTGATCAAGGATATGGCGATTTTTTCATGCCTTTGCACCCCTTTGGGTACTCGCTTTCAGGTCTATCtgaagaagaaacgaaagaTGTGGAGCTTGCTCACATCCTTTTAGCTGCAGCAGAGAAGGTAGGCTACCAACAATTTGAGCGCGCAAACCGCCTGCTTCTTCATTGCGAAGTTGATGCCTCCTTCAAGGTCAACGGTGTTCAGAGGGTTGTTTTCTATTTCACCGAGGCGCTTCGCGAGAGAATAAAACAGGAAACGGGGAACAGCATGTAA
- the LOC103432618 gene encoding uncharacterized protein isoform X2, giving the protein MEDWGNNHRLDSISSAVRKKRSQTFRRPRPDSYTELHDESPLSSTTPSDDQSKVSSDENAGCDANSKRKELSLNECMARGSSAAGNGEKPHKMDSKGGGCNSFYKNEPGRNESNNKRSSEGCLAPANWKSSSLMKDDLITESISAGAFNGRNGESPSTRLSGLDGFGNENKVKKVKLKVGGVTRTIQANSTLNGTTEGGSTTKTARLSDVSRPRQKQNLMENSDDNHSPSDKKQGLKGIPWKDFSRSGISLGRDNCSMGRTAGKNTYGKEGDRSEPVRKSKRVPKRRILDGDFGDEEEDDEIRYLEKLKISKVAAVYGDDDDESSRKHRKLSAVSNIDNASASRLDKDLKRKSRADRVSGDTDYEEEQGSLSDGELEGKKKQKKEAFDSSVDGKKEVILTTRQRTLQSSKDATPGSCLIEFPNGLPPAPSRKQKEKLTDVEQQLKKAEAAQRRRMQVEKATRESEAEAIRKILGQDSSRKKREDKIKKRQEEIAQERAANALTLPRNTIRTVMGPAGTVVTFSNDMGLPSLFDPKPCSYPTQRENCAGPSCINPYKYRDSKSQLPLCSLKCYKAIQEKTAVGTTC; this is encoded by the exons ATGGAAGACTGGGGCAATAATCATAGATTGGACAGTATAAGCAGTGCTGTAAGAAAGAAGAGAAGTCAAACGTTTCGTCGACCTCGACCTGATTCATATACTGAACTCCATGATGAGTCACCGTTGTCATCAACTACACCTTCGGATGATCAGAGCAAGGTCTCTAGTGATGAGAATGCAGGTTGTGATGCCAATTCAAAGAGAAAAGAATTAAGTCTTAATGAATGTATGGCCAGGGGTTCTTCTGCAGCAGGTAATGGCGAAAAACCTCACAAAATGGATAGTAAGGGTGGAGGATGTAATTCGTTTTACAAGAATGAGCCAGGACGGAATGAGAGCAATAACAAGCGTTCTAGCGAAGGTTGCCTTGCCCCTGCTAATTGGAAGAGCTCAAGCTTAATGAAAGATGATTTGATAACGGAGTCAATAAGTGCTGGTGCATTTAATGGGAGGAATGGTGAAAGTCCAAGTACTAGGTTGTCAGGGTTAGATGGATTTGGAAATGAGAACAAGGTTAAAAAGGTTAAGCTCAAGGTTGGTGGTGTCACACGTACAATTCAGGCCAACTCTACATTGAATGGTACAACGGAGGGTGGGTCTACCACAAAGACTGCTCGATTGTCAGATGTGTCTAGACCACGGCAAAAGCAAAATCTTATG GAAAATTCGGATGATAATCATTCTCCTTCGGATAAGAAGCAAGGGTTAAAAGGAATTCCATGGAAGGATTTCTCAAGAAGTGGTATTAGTCTCGGGAGGGATAATTGTTCAATGGGCAGGACAGCGGGAAAGAATACCTATGGTAAGGAAGGCGATAGATCTGAACCAGTTCGTAAGAGCAAGCGAGTGCCTAAGAGGCGCATTCTTGATGGAgattttggagatgaagaagagGATGATGAGATTCGGTATCTGGAGAAACTCAAAATATCAAAGGTTGCTGCAGTGTATGGAGACGACGACGATGAATCAAGCAGGAAGCACAGAAAACTTTCTGCAGTTTCCAACATTGATAATGCCAGTGCATCAAGGTTGGATAAAGACCTTAAAAGGAAGTCGAGAGCTGATAGAGTATCTGGCGACACTGATTATGAGGAAGAACAAGGTTCATTATCTGATGGCGAGCTTGAAGGTAAAAAGAAACAGAAGAAGGAAGCTTTTGACTCTTCGGTGGATGGTAAGAAAGAAGTGATTCTCACAACTCGTCAAAGGACCCTTCAGTCAAGCAAAGATGCCACCCCTGGTTCATGCTTAATTGAGTTTCCAAACGGATTACCACCTGCACCATCTAGAA AGCAAAAGGAGAAACTTACAGATGTGGAGCAGCAACTGAAGAAAGCTGAGGCTGCTCAGAGACGAAGAATGCAGGTTGAGAAGGCTACTAGGGAATCAGAG GCTGAGGCTATTAGAAAAATTCTCGGTCAAGATTCCAGCAGGAAGAAGCGTGAAGACAAGATAAAGAAGCGACAAGAAGAAATTGCACAG GAGAGGGCTGCTAACGCCTTGACACTTCCGCGAAACACCATCAGAACAGTGATGGGCCCAGCGGGTACTGTAGTTACATTCTCTAACGATATGGGTCTCCCCAGTTTGTTTGACCCAAAACCCTGCAG CTATCCAACTCAGCGTGAGAATTGCGCGGGTCCCTCGTGTATCAATCCATACAAGTATAGGGATTCTAAGTCACAGCTTCCTCTTTGCAGTCTTAAGTGCTACAAGGCAATCCAGGAAAAGACAGCGGTGGGAACTACGTGCTAA